A region of Spiribacter roseus DNA encodes the following proteins:
- the folK gene encoding 2-amino-4-hydroxy-6-hydroxymethyldihydropteridine diphosphokinase, whose product MSRAFVGIGSNLDGPGAQVRAAIEALDGIAGTRCVAASRRHRNPPMGPADQPDYVNAVAALETGLDPQALLTRLQALEAAAGRDRSGRRWGPRPLDLDLLVYDDRQISAPALTVPHPGIAQRAFVLVPWAEIAPDWRIPGLGRVSELAAALDGAELTVEED is encoded by the coding sequence ATGAGCCGGGCGTTCGTCGGCATCGGCAGCAACCTCGATGGTCCCGGGGCGCAGGTGCGGGCCGCCATTGAGGCCCTCGACGGCATTGCCGGGACGCGCTGTGTGGCGGCGTCACGGCGTCACCGCAATCCCCCCATGGGGCCCGCCGATCAACCCGATTACGTCAATGCGGTGGCAGCGCTGGAGACCGGGCTCGATCCGCAGGCGCTGCTGACCCGGCTGCAGGCGCTGGAGGCGGCCGCCGGGCGGGACCGCTCGGGGCGGCGCTGGGGGCCGCGGCCGCTCGACCTGGATCTGTTGGTCTATGATGACCGCCAGATCAGTGCCCCGGCGCTGACGGTGCCGCACCCGGGGATTGCGCAGCGCGCGTTCGTACTGGTGCCCTGGGCGGAGATCGCGCCGGACTGGCGGATTCCGGGGCTGGGCCGGGTGAGCGAGCTGGCCGCCGCGCTGGATGGCGCCGAACTGACGGTGGAGGAGGACTGA
- a CDS encoding PepSY domain-containing protein, whose protein sequence is MMNRNRVIPGLAGGLAVAVLVSAGIAMADGDDRHDRDDDMPRDGWMSLLEVAEQLESQGYTPYEIEIDDGAYEVMMIDGQGMVIETDIDPTTGEPLQRRRDD, encoded by the coding sequence ATGATGAATCGCAATCGAGTGATCCCGGGCCTCGCAGGTGGTCTCGCCGTTGCCGTGCTCGTCAGTGCCGGCATTGCCATGGCCGATGGCGATGATCGCCATGATCGGGACGACGACATGCCGCGTGATGGCTGGATGAGCCTCCTCGAGGTGGCCGAGCAGCTCGAATCCCAGGGTTATACCCCCTATGAGATCGAGATCGATGACGGGGCTTACGAGGTCATGATGATCGATGGCCAGGGCATGGTGATCGAGACCGACATCGACCCGACTACGGGTGAGCCGCTGCAGCGGCGCCGGGACGACTGA
- the panB gene encoding 3-methyl-2-oxobutanoate hydroxymethyltransferase, with the protein MSRTVTLATLRRMKAEQAPIVALTAYDYSFARQVDAAGVDVVLVGDSLGMVMQGHASTVPVTLADMVYHTRCVARGLERAYLMVDLPFLSDTDDRAALESAARLMKEGGADMVKVEAHAAQAPVVEALSRAGVPVCAHFGLRPQRVGQLGGYRVQGRDEAGAQQVLDDARALEAAGADVLLVECLSAAVAARVREQTHRPLIGIGAGADCDGQILVLQDMLGITPGQPPRFSHDFLADTGRIQTALEAYVEAVRTRQFPQLQHTFE; encoded by the coding sequence ATGAGCCGGACCGTCACGCTTGCAACCCTGCGTCGGATGAAAGCCGAGCAGGCGCCCATCGTCGCCCTCACGGCCTATGACTACAGCTTCGCCCGCCAGGTGGACGCCGCCGGCGTCGATGTGGTGCTGGTGGGCGATTCGCTGGGAATGGTCATGCAGGGCCACGCCAGCACCGTGCCGGTCACCCTGGCCGACATGGTGTATCACACGCGCTGCGTGGCCCGAGGGCTCGAGCGCGCCTATCTGATGGTGGACCTGCCGTTTCTCAGCGACACCGATGACCGCGCCGCCCTCGAAAGCGCCGCCCGGCTGATGAAAGAAGGGGGCGCGGACATGGTCAAGGTCGAGGCGCATGCCGCCCAGGCGCCGGTGGTCGAGGCGCTGTCCCGGGCGGGTGTGCCGGTCTGCGCCCATTTCGGCCTGCGACCGCAGCGGGTCGGTCAGCTCGGGGGTTACCGGGTGCAGGGCCGCGACGAGGCCGGCGCGCAGCAGGTGCTTGACGATGCGCGGGCGCTGGAAGCCGCCGGCGCGGATGTGCTGCTGGTTGAATGCCTGTCGGCAGCGGTCGCCGCCCGGGTGCGTGAGCAGACCCACCGACCGCTGATCGGCATTGGCGCCGGCGCCGATTGCGACGGCCAGATCCTGGTGCTCCAGGACATGCTGGGGATCACCCCCGGGCAGCCGCCGCGCTTCAGTCACGATTTTCTGGCCGATACCGGCCGCATCCAGACGGCGCTCGAGGCCTATGTCGAGGCGGTGCGGACGCGGCAGTTTCCCCAGCTCCAGCACACGTTCGAGTAG
- the pgi gene encoding glucose-6-phosphate isomerase has protein sequence MQTLEAIDAWQALWASRDRLAEQSINGLFDADAGRFEHFSLTAAGILLDYSKQPIDRQTRERLLEVARARDVAGQRDAMLAGEPINESEGRAVLHTALRVPDGGTGWAAPAIAREVASTRSRMAELAAAIRDGRRTGATGQPIEHVINIGIGGSDLGPRLVLEALAPLADGPTVHFVANVDGVEWQQAMGQCDPERTLVLVVSKSFGTVETMANAHEAMAWLRRSVPSEIVLERQVLAITANLDRVRELGLDPELALPMWDWVGGRYSLWSAVGFAIMLGIGPTAFDELLAGAHAMDRHFAEAPLESNMPVLLGLVSIFNGTLLGRRSQAVVPYTERLGRLSAYLQQLVMESNGKSVDRAGHPVSVPTAAAIWGQTGTPGQHAFFQALHQGTDVVPVDFVGVARPVAGERGDPLALTANLFAQSQALMQGRGDADMPPARRCPGNRPSNTILLKALTPATLGALIALYEHRTFVEAAVWGINAFDQFGVELGKVLADELKPLIAGGQAAEGVDGSTAGLIARYRDWRG, from the coding sequence ATGCAGACATTGGAGGCAATCGATGCCTGGCAGGCCCTGTGGGCGTCGCGCGACCGGCTTGCCGAGCAGTCCATCAATGGCCTTTTTGACGCGGATGCCGGGCGATTCGAGCATTTCTCGCTGACCGCCGCCGGCATCCTGCTTGACTACAGCAAGCAGCCCATCGACCGGCAGACTCGTGAGCGTCTGCTAGAGGTCGCGCGGGCGCGGGATGTGGCCGGTCAGCGTGACGCCATGCTCGCCGGCGAGCCGATCAACGAGAGCGAGGGACGGGCGGTGTTGCATACCGCGCTGCGGGTCCCGGACGGCGGGACTGGCTGGGCGGCGCCGGCGATCGCCCGCGAGGTGGCCAGCACGCGCTCGCGCATGGCCGAACTGGCGGCGGCCATCCGTGACGGCCGCCGGACCGGGGCGACGGGCCAGCCCATCGAGCATGTCATCAATATCGGCATCGGCGGCTCGGATCTGGGGCCGCGGCTGGTGCTGGAGGCGCTGGCGCCGCTGGCGGATGGCCCGACGGTGCATTTCGTCGCCAACGTCGATGGCGTCGAGTGGCAGCAGGCCATGGGCCAGTGTGATCCCGAGCGCACCCTGGTGCTGGTGGTCTCGAAGAGTTTCGGCACCGTCGAGACCATGGCCAACGCCCACGAGGCGATGGCCTGGCTGCGGCGCAGCGTGCCGTCTGAGATCGTCCTTGAGCGCCAGGTCCTGGCGATCACGGCCAACCTGGACCGGGTGCGCGAACTGGGTCTGGATCCCGAGCTGGCGCTGCCCATGTGGGACTGGGTCGGCGGGCGTTACTCGCTGTGGTCGGCGGTGGGCTTTGCGATCATGCTGGGGATTGGTCCGACGGCGTTTGACGAGCTGTTGGCCGGCGCGCATGCCATGGACCGGCATTTCGCTGAAGCGCCGCTTGAGTCGAATATGCCGGTGCTGCTCGGCCTGGTTTCGATATTCAATGGCACGCTGCTGGGTCGGCGTAGCCAGGCGGTGGTGCCCTATACCGAGCGCCTCGGGCGATTGTCCGCCTATCTCCAGCAGCTTGTCATGGAGAGCAATGGCAAGTCGGTGGACCGCGCGGGCCATCCGGTCAGTGTCCCCACGGCGGCGGCCATCTGGGGGCAGACCGGGACCCCGGGGCAGCATGCTTTCTTCCAGGCGCTGCATCAGGGGACCGACGTCGTGCCGGTGGATTTTGTGGGTGTGGCCCGTCCGGTGGCCGGCGAGCGGGGTGATCCCCTTGCCCTCACCGCGAACCTGTTCGCGCAGAGCCAGGCGCTGATGCAGGGCCGCGGCGACGCCGATATGCCCCCGGCGCGGCGGTGCCCCGGCAACCGGCCGAGCAACACCATCCTGCTCAAGGCACTGACGCCGGCCACCCTCGGCGCGCTCATCGCGCTCTATGAGCATCGTACCTTCGTCGAGGCGGCCGTCTGGGGGATCAACGCGTTCGATCAGTTCGGTGTTGAGCTGGGGAAGGTGCTGGCCGACGAGCTCAAGCCCCTGATCGCCGGCGGTCAGGCCGCTGAGGGGGTGGATGGCTCCACCGCGGGGCTCATCGCCCGCTACCGCGACTGGCGGGGTTAG
- a CDS encoding PepSY domain-containing protein — MRNAIPALLVVALLAATAVYADDDHTRARKALERGEVLPLTAILARVREQYPGNVLETEFEMEDDGYRYELELLDEDGYLLEIELDAATGEILEVEREDD, encoded by the coding sequence ATGAGAAATGCGATACCGGCCCTGCTCGTGGTCGCGCTGCTCGCCGCCACTGCGGTCTATGCCGATGACGACCACACACGCGCCCGCAAAGCGCTTGAGCGCGGCGAAGTGCTGCCGTTGACCGCCATCCTGGCGCGCGTCCGCGAGCAGTACCCCGGCAATGTCCTCGAGACAGAGTTCGAGATGGAGGACGACGGGTATCGCTACGAACTGGAGCTACTCGACGAGGATGGCTATCTGCTGGAGATCGAGCTGGATGCCGCCACCGGGGAGATCCTCGAAGTCGAGCGCGAGGACGACTGA
- a CDS encoding response regulator transcription factor, which translates to MRVLVVEDDPLIRTDLGDALTAAGFLTESSGDGNEALFLGDTEGYDLIVLDLGLPSLDGLSILRQWRDNGRDMPVLVLTARGTWSERVAGIEAGADDYLPKPFHMEELVARARALVRRAAGHGSAIQTLGDLRLDTNQMRVTQRGTPVSLTALEYRLVAYLFHHRNRTVPVTELLEHLYGDDESRDVNAIEAVITRLRRKMGAGVIGNRRGFGYYLRGSAG; encoded by the coding sequence ATGCGCGTACTGGTGGTCGAAGACGATCCGCTCATCCGCACTGATCTCGGCGACGCCCTGACCGCCGCTGGCTTTCTCACCGAATCCTCCGGCGATGGGAACGAGGCCCTATTCCTCGGCGATACGGAAGGCTATGACCTGATCGTGCTTGATCTCGGCCTGCCATCACTGGATGGCCTCAGCATCCTGCGCCAGTGGCGCGACAACGGCCGTGACATGCCCGTGCTCGTACTGACCGCGCGCGGCACCTGGAGCGAGCGGGTGGCGGGTATCGAGGCCGGCGCCGATGACTATCTGCCCAAACCCTTCCACATGGAGGAGCTTGTGGCCCGGGCGCGCGCCCTGGTGCGTCGGGCCGCCGGCCATGGCAGCGCGATCCAGACGCTCGGCGACCTGCGCCTCGACACCAATCAGATGCGCGTCACACAACGGGGCACGCCAGTGAGTCTGACCGCCCTCGAATACCGGCTGGTGGCCTACCTTTTCCACCACCGGAATCGAACCGTCCCTGTGACAGAGTTGCTCGAACATCTCTATGGCGATGATGAATCCCGCGACGTCAATGCCATCGAGGCGGTCATCACCCGCCTCCGTCGGAAGATGGGCGCGGGGGTCATCGGCAACCGTCGCGGCTTTGGCTACTACCTGCGCGGGAGCGCCGGGTGA
- a CDS encoding sensor histidine kinase — protein MTRGSLRLRLALAGAVAICLSLALAGWGLTLLFAAHVERRAVGELETHLNQVLGALEQTPNGALTLSSQPADPRFRQPYGGLYWQIDSAEGTLRSRSLWDWQLTLPAISPTDGLAVLRDLRAPDGRRLLGVERSVVLSPSLGGDTVTLLLAMDRKALSAATRDFAGDLLPYLGLLALALIAAGWLQLRVGLRPLGELGRRLSAIRTGDAERLGEDLPNEVSPLASDFDALLAAREAEMQAARQRAGDLAHGLKTPLQALLGESQRLRQAGQEHTAGSIEQIVGRMHEHVDRELTRTRVAARAGRASSDVPAVIASVADVIMRTPAGARLDWDTSATTATSMPVALDPADLAEALGALLENAARHASRRVVVRTRIRDTRSIEVSVRDDGPGLPESALAELLDRGARLDERSGDTGLGLAICREIVEGAGGRVRLENAHPGLRARLTLPTARQARRRT, from the coding sequence GTGACCCGCGGCTCGCTGCGCCTGCGCCTGGCGCTGGCGGGTGCGGTTGCCATCTGCCTCAGCCTTGCACTCGCCGGATGGGGTCTGACCCTGCTGTTCGCCGCCCATGTCGAGCGGCGCGCTGTCGGCGAGCTGGAAACCCACCTGAACCAGGTGCTTGGCGCACTGGAGCAGACCCCAAACGGCGCGCTGACCCTCAGCAGCCAACCCGCCGACCCACGCTTTCGGCAGCCCTATGGCGGGCTTTACTGGCAGATCGATTCCGCCGAGGGGACGCTCCGCTCGCGGTCACTCTGGGACTGGCAGCTCACACTCCCCGCCATCTCGCCCACGGATGGACTCGCAGTGTTACGCGACCTGCGGGCACCCGATGGCCGCCGCCTCCTTGGCGTGGAGCGCAGCGTCGTGCTCTCTCCCTCACTGGGTGGTGACACCGTGACCCTCCTGCTGGCGATGGACCGGAAGGCGCTGAGCGCGGCGACCCGCGACTTTGCCGGGGATCTGCTGCCCTATCTCGGCCTGCTTGCACTCGCACTGATCGCCGCCGGCTGGCTGCAGCTTCGCGTCGGCCTGCGCCCGCTCGGCGAGCTTGGCCGGCGCCTCTCGGCGATCCGCACGGGCGATGCCGAGCGCCTGGGCGAGGATCTCCCGAACGAGGTGAGCCCGCTCGCCTCGGATTTTGACGCATTGCTCGCCGCCCGTGAGGCGGAAATGCAGGCCGCCCGGCAGCGGGCCGGTGATCTCGCCCACGGACTGAAAACACCGCTCCAGGCGTTGCTCGGAGAAAGCCAGCGGCTACGCCAGGCAGGTCAGGAACACACCGCCGGGAGCATCGAGCAGATCGTCGGCCGGATGCATGAGCATGTCGATCGCGAGCTCACCCGCACCCGGGTCGCGGCCCGCGCCGGCCGCGCCAGCAGCGATGTCCCCGCGGTCATTGCCTCGGTAGCCGATGTCATTATGCGCACGCCGGCGGGTGCCCGCCTGGACTGGGACACATCGGCGACGACCGCCACGTCGATGCCGGTGGCACTGGATCCGGCGGATCTTGCCGAAGCGCTGGGCGCACTGCTGGAGAACGCCGCCCGCCATGCGAGCCGACGTGTGGTGGTCCGCACCCGGATCAGGGACACCCGGTCGATCGAGGTCAGCGTGCGGGATGATGGTCCCGGCCTGCCCGAGTCGGCCCTCGCCGAGCTACTCGATCGAGGGGCGCGGCTTGACGAGCGCAGCGGGGACACGGGCCTCGGCCTCGCCATCTGCCGCGAGATCGTCGAAGGCGCGGGAGGCCGTGTCAGGCTGGAGAATGCCCACCCGGGGCTGCGTGCACGCCTGACCCTGCCGACGGCGCGCCAGGCCCGGCGCCGAACCTAA
- the pcnB gene encoding polynucleotide adenylyltransferase PcnB — translation MTVTQAQGVDPTIITRDQHVISRAQISDKALSVLYRLKNAGYGAYLVGGGVRDLSLGREPKDFDVATDATPDEVKALFRNCRLIGRRFRLAHVHWGPEIIEVATFRAMTPDADSGDKDHVVEDGLVLRDNVYGTIEEDALRRDFTINALYYNIADFSVVDYAGGMADLQAGRLRLIGDPAVRYREDPVRMLRAVRFAAKLGFTIDSATAAPIPRMADLLDDIPPARLFDEVLKLFMAGQGVETFEALRHHGLFRYLFPASDTALDDDDHGQLITFVARALESTDARVNNDRPVTPAFLFAALLWPAILGQLPAARLEPGIDPELFEQSVTEALERQLRQVAIPKRFALPMREIWALQPRFHSASDKKARRLFAHPRYRAAYDFLLLRRDAGLVDPELADAWQRYTESSEDAPPPTPARRRRRGGRRRGPAPDAGDG, via the coding sequence GTGACCGTCACGCAAGCCCAGGGGGTCGACCCCACCATCATCACCCGCGATCAGCATGTGATCTCGCGGGCACAGATCAGTGACAAGGCGCTGAGCGTGCTCTATCGGCTGAAAAATGCCGGTTATGGCGCCTACCTGGTGGGCGGCGGCGTGCGCGATCTGTCGCTGGGCCGCGAGCCCAAGGACTTTGATGTGGCCACTGACGCCACGCCTGACGAGGTGAAGGCGCTGTTCCGCAACTGCCGACTGATCGGCCGACGGTTTCGTCTGGCCCACGTGCACTGGGGGCCCGAGATCATCGAGGTGGCGACCTTCCGGGCGATGACCCCGGACGCCGACTCGGGGGATAAGGACCATGTGGTCGAAGACGGGCTCGTCCTCCGCGACAACGTCTACGGGACCATTGAGGAGGACGCCCTGAGGCGCGACTTCACCATCAATGCCCTTTACTACAATATCGCTGACTTTTCGGTGGTGGACTACGCCGGCGGTATGGCCGATCTGCAGGCCGGCCGCCTGCGACTGATCGGCGATCCGGCGGTGCGTTATCGCGAAGACCCGGTGCGCATGCTGCGCGCGGTACGGTTCGCCGCCAAGCTGGGCTTTACCATCGATTCGGCCACCGCCGCGCCGATCCCGCGCATGGCCGATCTGCTCGACGACATTCCGCCGGCGCGGCTGTTCGACGAAGTGCTCAAGCTGTTCATGGCCGGCCAGGGGGTGGAAACCTTCGAGGCGCTGCGCCACCACGGCCTGTTCCGGTATCTGTTCCCGGCCAGCGATACCGCCCTGGATGATGATGATCACGGCCAGCTCATCACCTTTGTGGCCCGGGCGCTGGAGAGCACCGACGCGCGCGTCAACAATGATCGCCCGGTGACGCCCGCATTCCTGTTTGCCGCGCTGCTGTGGCCGGCCATCCTCGGGCAGCTGCCGGCCGCTCGGCTTGAGCCGGGCATCGACCCGGAGCTGTTCGAGCAGTCAGTCACCGAGGCGCTGGAGCGACAGCTCCGGCAGGTGGCCATTCCCAAGCGGTTTGCCCTGCCGATGCGCGAAATCTGGGCTCTGCAGCCACGCTTTCACTCGGCATCCGATAAAAAGGCCCGTCGACTGTTCGCGCACCCGCGCTACCGGGCGGCGTACGACTTTCTGCTGCTGCGCCGGGATGCGGGGCTGGTGGACCCGGAGCTGGCGGATGCCTGGCAGCGGTATACCGAAAGCAGCGAAGACGCGCCGCCACCCACACCGGCCCGGCGTCGTCGGCGCGGTGGCCGCCGGCGGGGTCCCGCGCCGGATGCGGGGGACGGATGA
- the panC gene encoding pantoate--beta-alanine ligase, with translation MQISSDAAALRAQVAEWRRNAERIGFVPTMGNLHGGHLTLIDEARRRSDRVVASIFVNPTQFAPGEDYQSYPRTWTADCETLRAHETDWLFAPDVGTIYPDGPGLRTRVEVPELNDILCGASRPGHFTGVATVVTKLLNIVQPDLAVFGLKDYQQYRVICRLVDDLSLPVEIVGGAVARESDGLAMSSRNAYLQPAERQRAPVLYRTLCALADRLQAGETDFERLLAEGRARIHEAGLTVDYLEIRRAEDLAPAGPHDREWVIPVAAYLGRARLIDNVRVTRPSSG, from the coding sequence ATGCAGATCAGTTCCGATGCGGCCGCTTTGCGCGCGCAGGTGGCGGAGTGGCGCCGCAACGCCGAGCGAATCGGTTTTGTGCCCACCATGGGCAATCTCCATGGCGGCCATCTGACCCTGATCGATGAAGCGCGCCGGCGCAGCGATCGGGTGGTGGCGAGCATTTTCGTCAACCCAACGCAGTTCGCGCCCGGTGAGGATTACCAGAGCTATCCGCGGACGTGGACGGCGGACTGTGAGACGCTGCGGGCGCACGAGACCGACTGGCTGTTCGCACCCGACGTCGGGACGATCTACCCGGACGGGCCGGGCCTTCGCACGCGGGTGGAGGTCCCGGAGCTCAACGACATCCTCTGCGGGGCATCGCGGCCGGGGCACTTCACCGGCGTGGCCACGGTGGTGACGAAACTGCTCAACATTGTCCAGCCCGATCTGGCCGTGTTCGGCCTCAAGGATTATCAGCAGTATCGGGTCATCTGCCGCCTGGTGGATGACCTCAGCCTGCCGGTGGAGATCGTCGGCGGTGCGGTGGCGCGTGAGTCGGACGGCCTCGCCATGAGCAGCCGTAATGCCTATCTGCAACCCGCCGAGCGGCAGCGGGCGCCGGTGCTCTACCGCACCCTCTGCGCCCTGGCTGACCGGCTGCAGGCGGGCGAGACCGACTTCGAGCGACTCCTGGCCGAGGGCCGCGCGCGGATTCATGAGGCGGGCCTGACGGTGGATTATCTCGAAATCCGGCGGGCGGAAGACCTGGCGCCGGCCGGGCCGCACGATCGCGAGTGGGTGATTCCGGTGGCGGCTTACCTGGGTCGTGCGCGGTTGATCGACAATGTGCGGGTGACTCGCCCGTCTTCCGGATAA
- a CDS encoding response regulator transcription factor, giving the protein MTTIALVEDNAELQEMTVRFLGHHGYQVAGVATAEELAELSETPDFYLIDLNLPTISGYELIARIRQTAPNVGIIVTSARERTEDITRGYEIGADVYLTKPIDPDLLLAAVKRLEKRTLHSPERPDAAIVYLSTRILMRNSEEVRLSEAECRLLYQLSLAGTDGLERWEVMELLGMDLDHDAQNTLEVRITRLRGKLRAVGLRGEALGAVRSHGYRLTANLEFL; this is encoded by the coding sequence ATGACCACCATCGCACTGGTTGAAGATAACGCCGAACTTCAGGAAATGACCGTCCGCTTTCTGGGCCACCACGGCTATCAGGTTGCGGGAGTCGCAACCGCCGAGGAACTCGCCGAACTCTCTGAGACCCCGGATTTCTATTTGATCGATTTGAATCTCCCGACCATCAGCGGCTATGAGCTCATTGCGCGGATCCGCCAGACGGCGCCAAACGTAGGGATCATCGTGACCTCGGCGCGCGAGCGCACTGAGGACATCACCCGGGGCTACGAGATCGGCGCAGACGTCTATCTGACCAAACCAATCGACCCCGATCTGCTGCTGGCTGCCGTGAAACGACTCGAAAAACGGACACTGCACTCACCGGAGCGCCCTGATGCCGCCATTGTCTACCTGTCCACGCGAATCCTCATGCGCAACAGTGAGGAGGTCCGGTTGTCCGAAGCCGAATGCCGTCTCCTGTACCAGCTCAGCCTGGCCGGCACCGATGGGCTCGAGCGATGGGAAGTCATGGAACTGCTCGGCATGGACCTGGACCATGATGCCCAGAATACACTTGAGGTCCGCATCACCCGGCTTCGTGGCAAGCTTCGCGCGGTCGGCCTGCGCGGCGAGGCCCTCGGGGCGGTCCGCAGTCACGGGTATCGGTTAACTGCGAATCTTGAGTTTCTGTAG